From a single Nostoc edaphicum CCNP1411 genomic region:
- a CDS encoding phosphotransferase family protein, translating to MVLSLSSHNVIQYLQDAGLCSSEDNPSDKSELPGNSKSNFNLVVTLADNRKLLIKQERNVNNNDAAPHELFQEWLFHQLLQQFPVLGNTSAIAPLVVHFDEENSILVCNYLSEYLELAKLYHNNEIFPQEIASAIGTTLAGLHRATYNRREYKDFMATAPQGEFRYGFYNPAQGVGSIGPEIFGAIPTDALKFYVLYQQYESLESAIADLAYDWNPCCLTHNDLKLSNILVHSRWEQLDNCLVRLIDWEACSWGDPAFDLGTLLASYLGIWLNSLVVDPTIELEESLHLALTPLEILQPSLIALIRAYVNAFPMILEYRSDFILRVIQFAGLALIHQIQDMITCRKYFNNADICMLQVAKSLLTMPEQAVLTIFGISESEILNPVAKIHKFPQPVKEQQLLRIYYEKTRLRGC from the coding sequence ATGGTATTATCACTGTCTTCTCATAACGTTATCCAGTATCTGCAAGACGCGGGTCTGTGTAGCTCAGAAGATAACCCATCAGACAAATCTGAGTTGCCAGGAAATAGTAAGAGCAATTTCAATTTAGTAGTGACTTTAGCAGATAATCGTAAACTGCTAATTAAACAAGAACGTAACGTTAACAACAATGACGCCGCGCCTCATGAATTGTTTCAGGAGTGGCTATTTCACCAACTCCTCCAACAGTTTCCAGTTCTAGGTAATACTTCAGCGATCGCACCATTGGTGGTGCATTTTGACGAAGAAAATTCTATTCTTGTCTGCAATTATCTGAGTGAGTATCTAGAACTTGCGAAATTGTACCACAACAATGAGATTTTTCCACAAGAAATTGCTTCAGCTATCGGCACGACTTTGGCGGGACTGCATCGCGCCACCTACAACCGCCGAGAATATAAGGATTTTATGGCAACTGCTCCCCAAGGAGAGTTTCGCTATGGCTTTTACAATCCAGCCCAAGGGGTAGGGTCAATTGGGCCGGAGATTTTTGGGGCTATTCCCACGGATGCACTAAAATTCTATGTTCTCTATCAACAGTACGAGAGTTTAGAATCTGCGATCGCAGATTTGGCTTATGACTGGAATCCTTGCTGCTTGACTCACAACGACCTGAAATTGAGCAACATTTTGGTTCATTCCAGATGGGAGCAACTAGACAATTGTCTAGTACGACTAATTGACTGGGAAGCTTGTTCTTGGGGAGACCCAGCTTTTGATTTAGGAACTTTACTGGCAAGCTACTTAGGAATTTGGCTCAACAGCCTCGTAGTAGACCCCACCATTGAGTTAGAAGAATCTCTACATTTGGCGTTAACACCGTTAGAGATTTTACAACCTTCACTTATTGCCTTGATTAGGGCTTATGTGAATGCTTTCCCCATGATTTTGGAATACCGCAGTGACTTTATTTTGCGCGTTATCCAGTTTGCGGGACTGGCACTGATTCATCAAATTCAAGATATGATTACGTGCCGGAAATACTTTAATAATGCTGATATTTGTATGCTCCAAGTAGCTAAAAGTCTACTCACGATGCCGGAGCAAGCTGTACTGACAATTTTCGGGATATCAGAGTCGGAAATCCTGAATCCTGTAGCAAAGATTCATAAATTTCCTCAGCCTGTAAAAGAACAGCAATTACTTCGCATTTATTACGAAAAAACTCGGCTGCGTGGTTGTTAG
- a CDS encoding TMEM14 family protein: protein MNLSIVAAFAYGILSIIGGIIGYIQATSKVSLLSGSISGLLLIFAAYFQLQGQAWGSILAVLVTAVLVVFFAFRLAKTRKFMPAGLMTILGMLALAVMVHQIVALR from the coding sequence ATGAATTTAAGTATAGTTGCTGCTTTTGCCTACGGCATATTATCGATTATTGGTGGCATTATTGGATACATTCAAGCTACTAGTAAAGTTTCACTCCTAAGTGGCAGCATTAGTGGTTTATTACTGATATTTGCCGCTTACTTTCAACTCCAAGGGCAAGCCTGGGGTTCAATTTTAGCAGTATTGGTTACTGCCGTTTTAGTAGTATTCTTTGCATTTAGACTTGCAAAAACACGTAAGTTTATGCCTGCGGGATTAATGACGATTTTGGGTATGCTGGCATTGGCGGTGATGGTGCATCAAATTGTGGCTTTAAGGTAG
- a CDS encoding T3SS effector HopA1 family protein: MLNSSINQPLTSLFDIAKNIQIESNFCIYHPNYQPFALPTKIADRFQQNSVDLQQKYLTLLLRNFLYGIYYNGSLQTTLAVNTDSTNRSPKDNLADNSILEIDWDFYEQLHASNHGIGYFDSRWQVLRKEPDGTMAVTKGGLTLYVEPDCHLESSKKSTKVGDMVAIWMPKNRLQNGCYLAVSNVGQEQQSNPDVDLGAGRIYFNFTPSGAIALMESLTLQLNAASIPFSFQVLHNPCAYGRYDSGLLYFELPDYPAIRTILQAVYQENQSHFQPEIPLFTKFLAPGLGLAEEPTQKFAAQESFGMNRCQIVANALLEAWQKGKNAMEERMRTIDQHFARHLIDLQRPYLNPSSEDIYKPLN, from the coding sequence ATGCTAAATTCCTCTATCAATCAACCCCTAACTTCTCTATTTGATATTGCTAAGAATATCCAGATTGAGTCAAATTTTTGTATTTACCATCCCAATTATCAACCCTTTGCTCTACCGACTAAAATAGCCGACAGATTTCAGCAAAATTCCGTAGATTTACAACAGAAGTATCTGACTTTACTACTACGAAATTTTCTCTATGGAATCTATTACAATGGCTCTCTGCAAACTACTTTAGCAGTCAATACTGATAGTACTAATCGCTCCCCAAAGGATAATTTAGCAGATAATTCCATTTTAGAAATTGATTGGGACTTTTACGAGCAGCTGCACGCCAGTAATCACGGCATAGGTTACTTTGACTCTAGATGGCAGGTGTTGCGGAAAGAACCTGATGGGACTATGGCGGTGACTAAAGGCGGTTTAACACTTTATGTTGAGCCAGATTGCCATCTAGAATCCAGTAAGAAATCTACCAAAGTGGGTGATATGGTAGCAATCTGGATGCCCAAAAATCGACTGCAAAACGGTTGTTACTTAGCAGTTAGCAATGTCGGACAGGAACAGCAAAGTAACCCCGATGTTGATTTAGGAGCAGGGCGAATCTACTTTAACTTTACGCCATCAGGTGCGATCGCTCTCATGGAAAGCTTGACACTGCAATTGAATGCAGCCTCGATTCCCTTTAGCTTTCAAGTTCTCCACAATCCCTGTGCATACGGACGTTATGATTCGGGGCTACTCTATTTTGAACTCCCCGACTATCCAGCAATTCGCACAATTCTTCAGGCTGTTTATCAAGAAAATCAATCCCATTTCCAGCCCGAAATCCCTTTGTTTACGAAATTTTTAGCCCCAGGGTTAGGTTTAGCTGAAGAACCAACCCAAAAATTTGCCGCACAGGAAAGTTTTGGGATGAACCGTTGTCAAATCGTCGCTAATGCTTTGTTGGAAGCTTGGCAAAAAGGTAAGAATGCGATGGAAGAACGGATGAGGACGATTGACCAACACTTTGCGCGGCATCTAATAGATTTACAGCGT